The genomic region TGTCACGCTGGTCGTCGTCAACAACGGCGGTGGCGCCATCTTCGAGTACCAGGCAGTGGCCGGGATTGCCGAATTCGCCGATTTCCTGGCCGCCCCCGGGCTCGACATCGCCGCCCTCGCCGCGGCGTTCGGATGGACGCACCATGTCGCCACCGAAGAGACCGCCTTTGCCACCGCGCTGCGCCGGACCCGCGCGACGCCGGGGCCGCATCTGATCGAGGCGGTGGTCGATCGTGCCGCCAGCGTGGCCCGGCACCGGATGTTCACCGCCCTGGTGGCGCAGGACGGGGAAGGGGCCGAACTGGAGGCACTCGCGCCGGCCTGACGGCCGGTGTCGCTGAGGAGGTGGACGGGCGGCCGTGCTCCGGCCGGTCCCGTCCATTCCCCGCCGCAACCGGTCAGGCCGTCCGCAGGCGGGTGAGAAACCCGTCCACCTTGCTGCCGAGCGCGCCGGTCTGGGTGCGCACCTCGCCGGCCATGGCGGCGACCTGGGAAGATGCCTCCGAACTCTGCTGCGCCGCCTTATCGACCCGGGCGATGATCCGGCCGATTTCGGTGGTGCTTTCGGCGGCGCGCTGGGTGTTACCGGCGATTTCCTGCGTCGCCATGCCCTGCTCGGTCATCGCGGCGGCGATCGTGGTGGCGATCTGATTCATCCGCTCGATCGTGCCGGCGACGTTGCCGATGACGCTGGCGGTGTCCTGCGTCGCCCGCTGCATCAGGTTGATCTGCGAGACGATCTCGGCGGTGGCGTTGCCGGTCTGGGTGGCCAGCGTCTTCACTTCCGCCGCGACCACGCTGAATCCCTTGCCGGCCTGCCCCGCGCGGGCCGCCTCGATGGTGGCGTTGAGCGCGAGCACGTTGGTCTTGCTGGCGATGTCGCTGATCAGCGCGACCACCTCGCCGATCTTGCCGGCCGCCGAGGTCAGGCCGTGCACCTGGCTGACCGCGCCGTTCGCCTGCTCGACCGCTTCCGCGGCCACCTGCGTCGAGGCGGCGATCTGCCGGTTGATCTCCTGGATGGAGTTGGACATCTCCTCGGTGGCGGCGGCGACCGACTGCACGTTGGCGGTGGTGTCCGACGAGGCGGAGGCCATGGCCGAAGCCTCGGTGCTGGTCTGGCCCGCCATCCCGGCCATGGCGTGGGCGGTGTCCTGCATGCGCCCGGCGGCGGTGCCCACCGCGCCGACCACCTGCCTGATGTCGGTTTCCAGGTCGTCGGCCATGCGCAGCAGCATGGCGCGGCGCTCGGCGAGTTCGCGCGCTTCCGCCTGCTTCTGTTCCTCGGTCAGCCGCGCCACGCGCTGGGTGTGTTCCTTGAAGACGGACAGCGCCCCGGCCATCCGGCCCACCTCGTCGCCGCGGTCGCCATAGGGGATGTCGCGGTCCGCGCCGGCCGCGAGCTCGGACATCACGGTGGAGAGGCGGACGATCGGGGTCAGCACGCGCCGCATGAACAGGACCATGGCGAGCGCGGTCAGCCCCAGCACCACCAGGATGGCCGCGGCCGTCACGATCGTCCCCTGCAGGCCGGTGGCGCGGATCTCCTCCACCGCCGCCTGGCCGTCGACGAGGGCGGCGTCGCGGATGCGCATCAGCGAGGCATTGGCCTCGACCGCGGATTTGCGCCAGGCATCGACGCCGACCGGATAGGGCGTGCCGGCGAAGGCGGCGGCGACCAGCTCGTTGCGCAGCCCGCTATTGGCGCCGAAGTAACGGTCGCGCGCGAACCCGATCCCGTTGCGGGTCGTGGCCGGGATGGCCGGGTCGTCGCTGCGGTCGAGGATCTCGGCCCAGAGCTGGTCGATGCGGCCGGTGGTGTGGTTGATGCGGTCGCGTTCGTCCTGCGTGGCCGCGCGCCCGGCGGAGAGCAGGTCCGACAGCAGCAGCGAGGTGATGCTCGCCGCCTGCCGGATTTCCCAGCCCTTCTCGGCGATGTCGAGCAGGCTGCCGGCTTCCGGGCTGAGCCGCATCGTCTCGTTCAGGCGTTCCTGGATCAGCCGGTTCAGCCCGGCGATCGCGACGCCGTATTCATCCATGATGGTGGTGGCGATGGTGGCGGGGCGCGCCGGCTTCGGCTGGGCCCACTGGCTTTCGGCGCTGGCCCGCGCCGCCTGGATGCGGGTGCGGACCGCCTGCACCTGGCCGTGCAGCTCCGGCAGGTCGCGGGTGAGGAGCTCCAGCCGCGAGAGCTCCGCATCCGAGGCATCCCGGTTGGCGGTGTATTCCCGCAGCATGTCAGCGCCCGCCGGGGCGGCGCCGAGCAGGGCGCGGTTCACCGGCCCGCGCTCGATGGTCAGGTTGCCGCTGGCCCCGAAGGCGGCGGCCAGCGTCGCCTCGGCGGCATAGGTCAGGCGGGCCCGGTCGTAGGAATCCCAGCGATCCCGTAGTTGCAGGCCGGCCATCAGCACGACGATGCCGGATAGCATCGCTGCAAATGCCAGCCCCAATGTTCGGATGGACATACGCAATCTCCCGTATTCAGATGGCGCGCTTCAGGGCATTGGGGAATGTTCCTGTATCGAAGCGACGCCCGTTTTCCTGCCGGCCTGCTGGTTCCGTGCCGGTTGGCGACGCAGGATGTTCATGCGTTTGCTTGGCCGTTACGGGGGCATCCGGACGGCGCGACCACAGCACGGGCCGGTTAATCCCGAATGAGCGGCGGGGGGGGTTGCGCCGCGACGGGCGGAACGGAGCGTCGCGACGTGACCCGCGGGTGGATCATGGGTAAGTGAAGTCGCGGATTATACTGAAGCCGTGCTAGTATTTAATGCAGTGGGATTTGCACTTGGCCGGGCTTTTTGACCGGAAACTGCACGGGGGAAGACGGCATGGCGTTCATCATCGGCACGCCTCGGGGCGACACCCTCACCGGCAGCAACACGGCCGACCGGATCCTGGGCCTTGGCGGCGATGACCGCCTCTACGGCCTGGCCGGCGACGACCTGCTCGACGGGGCAGGGGGCAACGACACCATCGCCGCGGGCAGCGGCACCGACCAGGTGGTGGGCGGTGATGGCAACGACTCCCTCTATCTTGACGGGCCGCAATGGCCGGTCGCCGAGGGGGCCGGCAACGACACCGGATCCGGGGGCAGGGGCAACGATTCCATCTGGGGCGACGGCGGCAACGACGTCATGGCGGGCGATGACGGCCAGGATACTCTGGACGGGTTCTTCGGCGACGACACCATTCGCGGCGGCACGGGTAATGACCGCATCACCGGCGGGCCGACCGAGTTCCGCTTCCAGGGGGTCGAGGACCGTGACGTGCTCTGGGGCGACGCCGGGGACGATTTCATCGAGGGCGGCACCGACGATGACCGGCTGCATGGCGGTCCGGGCCGGGACACGCTCGATGGCGGCACCGGCTCCGACACGCTCTGGGGCGACAGCGGGTCCGACACCTTCCTGTTCGGCTGGAGCGGCAATGGCGGTCCGGACTACCTGCTCGATGGCATGACCGACGTGGTGATGGATTTCACCCCCGGGCAGGACGTGCTCGACCTCGAGCGGCTCAATGCTGCCTATTTCACTTCCTATGTCGACCCGCCCGGCGCGGTCGTGATGGTCCCCACCACTCACGTCTTCACGTTCCTCGGCACCGCCCCTTTCAGCGGCAGCGGGCGCCCGGAAATGCGCTACGACGTGCGTGAGGGCGACGTCTATGTCCAGCTCGACGCCGGCTTCGGGACCACCCGGCCCGATGGCATTGCGGACCAGACTATCGTGCTGGTCGGCCTCGATCGCCTGGCTGTTGCCGACGTCGTGCTCTGATGCCGGCAGCCCGCAGGGCTGACAGGTCTGCGCGCGGGGATGGTGGGGCGGCCGCGCGCGGCACCAGAGACATGCCAGCCGGCCGCCCGCACCCGAATGGGTCAATCCTTCGGCCGGCTGGTACGCGCGGGAAGCTCCCCGGCGTGTCGTGGCATCGGCGCCTTGCCGGAATGCTTGCGCCCACTCCGCCGCTCGGCGATGCTGATGCCAGAATGCGCAACAGCATCAGGGGGAATTGCATGAGCCCGGGCACGATCGTCGCACTGGAGTTCGCGATCACGTTCGGCGTGCCGATCTGGCTGTGCCTGCGCCCGATGGGCGCCACGCGCGATGATCCCGACCGTCGCGGGCCGCCGCCTCCCGCCCCGGTCACTCCGCCCGCGCCCGAGCCGGTCCTGGCCGCCCCGCGCGCGCTGCCGGATTGCCTGCTGCCGCGGCCGCAGGCCAGGCTGCAGGAGGCGGCACGGGAGAAGGAGCCTGCCTGACCGGTGGCCGGGACGGCGGCTGCCGTCGCCGCCCGGCGTCAGGCGATCAGTCCCTGCCGTTCGGCGTGCGAGGCCTGCATGCGGCCGATATCGGTGATGATCACCCGCAGCAATCCCGCGGCGACGATCGTGGCGATGTCGGTGAGGATGATCAGCAGATGGCTGCTGACCAGGCCGGCGACGTCCTCCGGGGCCGGCCCGAGCGTGGCCAAGGCCGCAAGCGCGGCGGCGCTCAGCACCAGCCGCCACCACCAGGTGATCGCGGTCGGCACCGCTTCGCCTTTCCAGTGGCGCGGATCGCTGCTGGCCTGCCAGATTTCCCGCAGCACTTGCAGCGGTTTCCACAGATTGGCGAGCGGCACGACATACCACCCGGCCGACCAGCCCGGGGTGAAGCGCAGCCCCGCCGCGCCGAGGCCATGGGCGTTGCGGTTGGCCGACCAGGTCCAGGCCAGCAGCAGGATGCCCGTCGCCAGCCCGGTGCCGAGGCGCAGCGGCGTCAGGCTGGCGGCATCTTCCTCGGCGGCCGGGCCGAGGCGCAGCAACTGGATGGTCGTGGTCACGTTCCAGACCACCGCCACGGTGCAGACGGCGATGGCGAGCTGGAGCAGGCGGCCCGTCCATTTCGTCAGGCCGCCGAGATCGTGGAACCGGTCATGACTGTGGCGAGGCATCGCGCGTCGGCAGTCCCTGGCTTTTCCGTGGGGCACGCATGCTCCGTCGTGATCGTAACAAGGGCAAGCGGTTTTCCGGCCCCGCCGGCATCCGGCCGTGGGGTGCCTGCGCGCCGGCCCGTCTGGGCGGTGGCGGTGCTGGCCATCCTGCTCTGCCTCGTCCAGGGTCTTGCCGGCAGCCTGCCGCGTCCGCCGCCGGCCTGGGCGGGGGATCCGTTCAGCGACCCGGCCGCGATCTGCCATGTGCCGGCGGCGGATGGGGCGCCCGCCGCGCCGGCGCAGCCCCCGCCCGCGCATGACTGCGCCCTCTGCCCGTCCTGCCTGGGCCTGACCGCACCGCCGGCGCTGCCGGTGGTGGCCACGATGCTGCCGGTGCGCCTGCCGTGCTGGTTCCGGCTCGCCGGCCTGCCGCCCCCGGCGCAGGCGCCCCCGGCGCCGCGGCTGCCGGTGCCGCCGCCGCGCGGCCCTCCCGTTTCCCTCTGAACCACGCGCGGCCACCGGCCACGCGTTCCTGTTCGTTCAGATCGGACTCAAGCCCCGAGGGGTCATCCCATGCCTGCTCCCGTCGCGCGCCTGCCGCGCCGCGCCACCCTTGCCTTGCCGCTTATCCTGCCGCTGGCCGCCGCCCTGCCCGGACGCGCCCGTGCCGCCCTGCCGCCGATCACCGACGCGATCGGGCGGCAGGTGCGCCTGTCCGCTCCTGCCGGGCGCATCGTGCTCGGCTTCAACTACGAGGAATTCACCGCCATCGCCGGCCCCGCCGGCTGGGACCGCGTCGTCGGCTTCGGGCGGGCGCTCTGGGCCGGCTGGCGCCCCGCCAGCTTCAGTCGCTACCGGGCGGTGATCCCCCGGCTCGATACGCTCGCCGATGTCGGCAACACCGACGACAACAGCTTCAGCCTGGAACGCGTGCTGTCGCTGCGGCCCGACCTGGTGATCCTCCCCGCATGGTCGTACGGGGTGCTCGGGGAGCAGGTGGCGCAACTGGAGGCGCTCGGCATCCCGGTCATGGTCATCGACTACAACGCGCAGGAACCGGCGCGGCACGCCGCCAGCACCATCGCGCTCGGCATCGTTGCCGGCAGCGAGGAGCGTGGCCGTGCCCTTGCCGCGATGTATCTCGACCGGGTCGCCGACATCGGCCGCCGCATTGCCGGCGCCCCGCACCGTCCGCGGGTCTACCTGGAACTCAGCCAGGGTGGGGCCGGCGTGGTCGGCAACACCTACTGGCAGGGAATGTGGGGCCGCATCTTCGACATGGTGGGCGCGGACAACATCGCCGCCGGACGCATTCCCAAGGCCTGGGGGCCGCTCAATCCGGAATACGTGCTGACCGCCGATCCGGAGGCGATCTTCATCGGGGGCTCCTCCTGGGTCGGGCGCCCCAACGCGGTGCCCACCGGGTTCGATGCCGACATCGCCACCACCCGCGCCCGCCTCGCCCCCTACGCGCGTCGCCAGGGCTGGGCGGAGCTGACGGCGATCCGCACCGGGGAGCTGCATGCCATCGAGCACGGGTTGTGCCGGGCGCTGTACGACTACACGGCGATGCAGTACATCGCCAAGGCGATCTTCCCAGACCGGTTCACCGATATCGACCCGGTGGAGGAGCTGCGCCGCTACCACGCGCAATACCTGCCCGTCCGCTTCGAGGGCACCTGGATGGCGCGACTGGCGCCGGTGGGGGCATGAACCCGCGCTGTGCCATCCGGCCGGCCTGGGCGATGGAGCCCCTGCCGGCCGCAACCGGCCCCGCGATCGCGGCATGGCGGGCCGCCAATGCCAGGCGGGCGGCGGTGACGCTGGTTGCGCTGGCCGGGCTTGGGATCAGCTTCGCCCTCGACCTCGCCACCGGGCCGGCCATGCTGAAGCTGCCGGCGGTGCTGGCGGCGCTGGCCGGGCAGGGCGACGATCCCCTGGTCAACGCCATCGTCCACACGCTGCGCCTGCCGGTGGCGTTGATGGCGATGGTGGTCGGCGCCGCGCTCGGCCTGTCCGGGGCGGTGATGCAGACCATCCTGAACAATCCGCTGGCCAGCAGCTACACGCTGGGCATCTCGGCCGGGGCGGGGTTCGGGGCGGCGCTGGCGATCCTGGCCGGGGCGGCGCTGCCACTGCCCGAAGCCTGGGCCATTCCGCTCGCCGCCTTCGGTTTCGCCGCTCTGGCCTGCGCCATGGTGGGGGGCGTCGGCCGGCTGCGCGGGGCGACGCCGGAGCTGCTGGTGCTGGCCGGCATCGCCTGCCTGTTCCTGTTCCAGGCGCTGCTGTCGCTGCTGCAGTTCCTCGCCTCGCCCGAGGCGCTGCAGCAGATCGTGTTCTGGCTGTTCGGCAGCCTGCAGCGGGCCAGCCTGGGCAAGGTCGGGGTGGTGACGCTGGTGCTCGCTTTGGTGCTGCCGCTGCTGCTGCGCGACGCCTGGCGGCTGACCGCGCTGCAATTCGGCGACGAGCGGGCGCGGGCACTCGGGGTGGGGGTGGACGGGCTGCGGCTGCGCGCCTTCACCGCGGTGTCGCTGCTCACCGGCGCGGCGGTGGCCTTCGTCGGCACCATCGGCTTCATCGGGCTGGTGGCGCCGCATGTCGCCCGCATGCTGGTGGGCGAGGACCAGCGCCACATGCTGCCGGCCTCGGCTGCTTTCGGGGCGCTGCTGCTCTCGGCGGCGTCGGTGGCCAGCAAGCTGATCCTGCCCGGCACGGTGTTCCCGATCGGCATCGTCACCGCGCTGATCGGCGTGCCGTTCTTCGCCTGGCTGGTGCTGGCGCGGGAGCGACGGGCATGAGGCTGCGGGCAAGCGGCCTGTCGGTGCGCTACGGCACCAGGCGGGCGGTGGACGGGGTTGACCTGGAGGCGGCCCCCGGCGAGGTGCTCGCCATCCTCGGTGCCAACGGCTCGGGCAAGTCGACGCTGCTGCGCGCCTTCGCCGGGCTGCTGCCCTGCCAGGGCGAGCTGCGCTGGGATGAGGCGACGCGCCCCCCGGTGACGCGCATCGGCTACCTGCCGCAGGACAACGCGGCCCGGCCGGTACTGACCGGGTTCGAGGTCGTGCTGCTGGGCCGGCTGCGCACGCTGGCGCTGCGGCCCTCGCCCGCGGACCTCGCCGGTGCGGCGGCGGCGCTGGAGGAAGTCGGCGCGGGCGCCTTCGCCACGCGGCGCATCGGCCAGCTCTCGGGCGGGCAACGCCAACTCGTGCTGCTGGCCCAGGTGCTGGCAGGCGACCCGGCGGTGCTGCTGCTCGACGAGCCGACCAGCGCACTCGACATCGCCCACCAGCTGCAGGTGCTGCAACTGCTGCGCGATGCCACGCGCCGGCGCGGGCTCACCAGCCTGGTCGTGCTGCACGACATCAACGCCGCCCTGCGCTTCGCCGACCGGGTGGCGGTGATGCAGGCCGGGCGGCTGGTGGGGACGGGGCGGCCCGCTGACATCGCGCGGCCGGCCGTGCTGG from Rhodovastum atsumiense harbors:
- a CDS encoding methyl-accepting chemotaxis protein produces the protein MLSGIVVLMAGLQLRDRWDSYDRARLTYAAEATLAAAFGASGNLTIERGPVNRALLGAAPAGADMLREYTANRDASDAELSRLELLTRDLPELHGQVQAVRTRIQAARASAESQWAQPKPARPATIATTIMDEYGVAIAGLNRLIQERLNETMRLSPEAGSLLDIAEKGWEIRQAASITSLLLSDLLSAGRAATQDERDRINHTTGRIDQLWAEILDRSDDPAIPATTRNGIGFARDRYFGANSGLRNELVAAAFAGTPYPVGVDAWRKSAVEANASLMRIRDAALVDGQAAVEEIRATGLQGTIVTAAAILVVLGLTALAMVLFMRRVLTPIVRLSTVMSELAAGADRDIPYGDRGDEVGRMAGALSVFKEHTQRVARLTEEQKQAEARELAERRAMLLRMADDLETDIRQVVGAVGTAAGRMQDTAHAMAGMAGQTSTEASAMASASSDTTANVQSVAAATEEMSNSIQEINRQIAASTQVAAEAVEQANGAVSQVHGLTSAAGKIGEVVALISDIASKTNVLALNATIEAARAGQAGKGFSVVAAEVKTLATQTGNATAEIVSQINLMQRATQDTASVIGNVAGTIERMNQIATTIAAAMTEQGMATQEIAGNTQRAAESTTEIGRIIARVDKAAQQSSEASSQVAAMAGEVRTQTGALGSKVDGFLTRLRTA
- a CDS encoding calcium-binding protein; the encoded protein is MAFIIGTPRGDTLTGSNTADRILGLGGDDRLYGLAGDDLLDGAGGNDTIAAGSGTDQVVGGDGNDSLYLDGPQWPVAEGAGNDTGSGGRGNDSIWGDGGNDVMAGDDGQDTLDGFFGDDTIRGGTGNDRITGGPTEFRFQGVEDRDVLWGDAGDDFIEGGTDDDRLHGGPGRDTLDGGTGSDTLWGDSGSDTFLFGWSGNGGPDYLLDGMTDVVMDFTPGQDVLDLERLNAAYFTSYVDPPGAVVMVPTTHVFTFLGTAPFSGSGRPEMRYDVREGDVYVQLDAGFGTTRPDGIADQTIVLVGLDRLAVADVVL
- a CDS encoding DUF4328 domain-containing protein, whose translation is MPRHSHDRFHDLGGLTKWTGRLLQLAIAVCTVAVVWNVTTTIQLLRLGPAAEEDAASLTPLRLGTGLATGILLLAWTWSANRNAHGLGAAGLRFTPGWSAGWYVVPLANLWKPLQVLREIWQASSDPRHWKGEAVPTAITWWWRLVLSAAALAALATLGPAPEDVAGLVSSHLLIILTDIATIVAAGLLRVIITDIGRMQASHAERQGLIA
- a CDS encoding ABC transporter substrate-binding protein encodes the protein MPAPVARLPRRATLALPLILPLAAALPGRARAALPPITDAIGRQVRLSAPAGRIVLGFNYEEFTAIAGPAGWDRVVGFGRALWAGWRPASFSRYRAVIPRLDTLADVGNTDDNSFSLERVLSLRPDLVILPAWSYGVLGEQVAQLEALGIPVMVIDYNAQEPARHAASTIALGIVAGSEERGRALAAMYLDRVADIGRRIAGAPHRPRVYLELSQGGAGVVGNTYWQGMWGRIFDMVGADNIAAGRIPKAWGPLNPEYVLTADPEAIFIGGSSWVGRPNAVPTGFDADIATTRARLAPYARRQGWAELTAIRTGELHAIEHGLCRALYDYTAMQYIAKAIFPDRFTDIDPVEELRRYHAQYLPVRFEGTWMARLAPVGA
- a CDS encoding FecCD family ABC transporter permease → MNPRCAIRPAWAMEPLPAATGPAIAAWRAANARRAAVTLVALAGLGISFALDLATGPAMLKLPAVLAALAGQGDDPLVNAIVHTLRLPVALMAMVVGAALGLSGAVMQTILNNPLASSYTLGISAGAGFGAALAILAGAALPLPEAWAIPLAAFGFAALACAMVGGVGRLRGATPELLVLAGIACLFLFQALLSLLQFLASPEALQQIVFWLFGSLQRASLGKVGVVTLVLALVLPLLLRDAWRLTALQFGDERARALGVGVDGLRLRAFTAVSLLTGAAVAFVGTIGFIGLVAPHVARMLVGEDQRHMLPASAAFGALLLSAASVASKLILPGTVFPIGIVTALIGVPFFAWLVLARERRA
- a CDS encoding ABC transporter ATP-binding protein; amino-acid sequence: MRLRASGLSVRYGTRRAVDGVDLEAAPGEVLAILGANGSGKSTLLRAFAGLLPCQGELRWDEATRPPVTRIGYLPQDNAARPVLTGFEVVLLGRLRTLALRPSPADLAGAAAALEEVGAGAFATRRIGQLSGGQRQLVLLAQVLAGDPAVLLLDEPTSALDIAHQLQVLQLLRDATRRRGLTSLVVLHDINAALRFADRVAVMQAGRLVGTGRPADIARPAVLGEAFNVRVAVDHGSDGHPVVLPLRA